A genomic window from Pseudomonadales bacterium includes:
- a CDS encoding LLM class flavin-dependent oxidoreductase: protein MKFGIFYEHQLPRGWDETSEHRLFKQSLDQIELADRLGFDYAWEVEHHFLEEYSHSSAPEVFLAAASQRTKNIRLGHGIIQLTTNHPARVAEKVSTLDLISDGRVDLGLGEGASVTELHPFNLKFRDKREVWEDAVRCVLPMFYNHGWEYDGEYFKFPLRAVIPKPYQKPHPPLWVACSQLDTIKYAAHRGMGSLCFKFVNLDSARAWVHAYYNTYLRHLEKLTDYQTNPNIAVVGGFMCAQTDEEAWAKADGWTFFQFALQLYGKEGPFEPGSVNFWDRYQEWKQTPAGQQRSGSELIGSPDTIRARLRELADAHVDQVILLNQAGKNTHEDICASLELFAQEVMPEFHAMQPQQDAWKAAVLAGEVELEDIDTEPFNITRGRKPTQQSTREARDMVSGTVGRPGAEGVSGG, encoded by the coding sequence ATGAAGTTCGGCATTTTCTATGAGCACCAGTTGCCACGGGGCTGGGATGAGACCAGCGAACACCGGCTGTTCAAGCAGTCCCTGGATCAGATCGAGCTCGCCGACAGGCTGGGTTTCGACTACGCCTGGGAAGTGGAGCACCATTTTCTCGAGGAGTACTCCCACTCCTCCGCACCGGAAGTCTTCCTCGCTGCGGCCAGCCAGCGTACGAAAAACATCCGCCTCGGCCACGGCATCATTCAGCTCACCACCAACCATCCCGCCCGGGTCGCCGAGAAGGTCTCCACACTGGATCTGATTTCGGACGGCCGGGTGGATCTGGGCCTGGGTGAAGGTGCTTCGGTGACCGAATTACATCCCTTCAATCTGAAGTTCCGCGACAAGCGGGAGGTGTGGGAAGACGCGGTGCGCTGTGTGCTGCCGATGTTCTACAACCACGGCTGGGAATACGACGGCGAGTATTTCAAGTTCCCGCTGCGCGCCGTGATTCCAAAGCCCTACCAGAAGCCGCATCCGCCGCTGTGGGTGGCCTGCTCCCAGCTCGACACCATCAAGTACGCGGCCCATCGCGGCATGGGCTCGCTGTGTTTCAAGTTCGTGAATCTGGATTCTGCCCGGGCCTGGGTGCACGCCTACTACAACACCTATCTGCGTCACCTGGAAAAACTCACCGACTACCAGACCAACCCGAACATCGCCGTGGTCGGCGGCTTCATGTGTGCGCAGACCGACGAGGAAGCCTGGGCCAAGGCGGATGGCTGGACGTTCTTCCAGTTTGCTCTGCAGCTCTACGGCAAGGAGGGTCCCTTCGAGCCGGGCAGCGTGAACTTCTGGGACCGCTACCAGGAGTGGAAACAGACGCCCGCCGGTCAGCAGCGCAGCGGCAGCGAACTCATCGGCTCACCGGACACCATCCGCGCACGGTTGCGGGAACTTGCCGATGCCCATGTCGACCAGGTGATCCTGCTCAACCAGGCCGGTAAGAACACCCATGAGGACATCTGTGCGAGCCTCGAGCTGTTTGCACAGGAAGTGATGCCCGAGTTCCACGCCATGCAGCCACAGCAGGATGCCTGGAAAGCGGCTGTGCTCGCCGGCGAAGTCGAACTCGAAGACATCGACACCGAGCCATTCAATATCACCCGCGGGCGCAAGCCGACTCAGCAGTCAACACGGGAAGCGCGGGATATGGTGTCGGGTACTGTGGGACGGCCCGGGGCAGAAGGGGTGAGCGGCGGCTGA
- a CDS encoding fumarylacetoacetate hydrolase family protein yields MRWLSFSHRGKASFGYLTRDGQGVVDVGQRAGLADLKVAIATGDVARGAAHGDSADVPLNAISYLPTIPNPDKILCVGLNYRDHQAETGRGGEPFPTIFARFAGAQMGHEQPMLRPHESKTLDFEGEIAMVIGKAGRRISRSDALGHVAGFGIYNDGSVREFQRHTSQFTPGKNFTSTGGFGPWMMTPEEIGDLDALEITTRLNGTVMQHATADLLVFGFAQLIEYCSTFIELVPGDVIVTGTPGGVGAARKPPVFMDEGDVIEVEVKPIGTLRNTVSVG; encoded by the coding sequence ATGCGCTGGCTTTCGTTTTCACACAGGGGCAAGGCCAGCTTCGGCTACCTTACCCGGGATGGGCAGGGGGTGGTCGACGTTGGTCAGCGTGCGGGGCTTGCGGATCTGAAGGTGGCCATTGCCACCGGGGACGTCGCTCGGGGTGCGGCGCACGGCGACAGCGCCGATGTGCCACTGAACGCCATCAGCTATCTGCCCACTATCCCCAATCCGGACAAGATTCTCTGTGTGGGCCTGAACTACAGGGATCACCAGGCCGAGACCGGCCGGGGCGGGGAACCTTTCCCGACGATATTTGCCCGTTTTGCCGGTGCGCAGATGGGACACGAGCAGCCCATGCTGCGTCCCCATGAGTCAAAGACACTGGATTTCGAAGGTGAGATCGCCATGGTGATCGGCAAGGCGGGGCGTCGTATCAGTCGGAGTGACGCCCTCGGACACGTGGCCGGATTCGGTATCTACAACGATGGCAGTGTGCGTGAATTCCAGCGTCATACCTCCCAGTTCACGCCTGGAAAGAACTTCACCAGCACCGGTGGTTTTGGTCCCTGGATGATGACGCCGGAGGAGATTGGCGATCTGGATGCTCTGGAGATCACCACCCGGCTCAACGGTACAGTGATGCAGCATGCGACGGCCGATCTGCTCGTTTTCGGTTTCGCACAGCTGATCGAGTACTGCTCGACTTTCATCGAACTGGTGCCTGGCGATGTGATTGTCACAGGCACTCCGGGCGGGGTAGGTGCAGCCCGCAAGCCACCAGTGTTCATGGACGAAGGCGACGTAATCGAAGTCGAGGTGAAGCCCATCGGCACCTTGCGCAACACCGTCAGCGTCGGCTGA
- a CDS encoding acyl-CoA dehydrogenase family protein, translated as MSGEGHYGFQLSDELLMLRDQVRRFMREQVKPIEDRLPHDATGCSLEDRTRLRGLAEAMGLTRLTVPEEYGGNPVSAMARVIIAEESAKCRLGAYAPALGAFGGGPPNIIWGGTPAQIERYGLPCVEGGMRAYVAITEPTGGSDPRNNISTRAVKKGGSWFLSGRKMWITGAKGADYGIIFARTSDGGDGAPPQITAFIVEPGFPGIEFNEIGVIRALSPYEIVLDQCEVPEENVLGPVGQGFGVAQQWLVDARIPYAAGCIGIAQEALDMVCGWVKQRPTRDGVLADKQALQWMIADSEVELRAARLLVYDAASKVDAGQTAKVDASICKLYGTETAGRVVDRAIQMFGGMGVAREMPLERWYRELRVKRIGEGPSEVHRMVIARDKLRHTDGGMYFG; from the coding sequence ATGAGCGGAGAGGGCCACTACGGATTTCAGCTGTCTGACGAACTGCTGATGCTGCGGGATCAGGTGCGTCGTTTCATGCGTGAGCAGGTGAAGCCGATCGAAGACAGGCTGCCCCACGATGCCACGGGCTGTTCCCTGGAGGATCGAACACGTCTGCGCGGCCTCGCCGAGGCCATGGGGCTTACCCGCCTAACCGTGCCTGAGGAATATGGCGGCAATCCGGTCAGTGCGATGGCCCGGGTAATCATCGCCGAGGAATCCGCCAAATGCCGCCTCGGTGCCTATGCGCCCGCACTGGGCGCTTTTGGCGGCGGTCCCCCGAACATCATCTGGGGCGGTACCCCGGCGCAGATCGAGCGTTATGGTCTGCCCTGCGTCGAGGGCGGCATGCGCGCCTACGTGGCAATTACTGAGCCGACCGGTGGTTCGGATCCGCGCAACAACATCAGCACCCGGGCAGTAAAGAAGGGCGGGAGCTGGTTCCTCAGTGGCCGCAAGATGTGGATCACTGGAGCAAAGGGTGCGGACTACGGCATCATTTTCGCGCGCACCTCGGATGGTGGTGACGGTGCACCCCCACAGATCACGGCTTTCATTGTCGAACCCGGTTTTCCGGGCATCGAGTTCAACGAAATCGGTGTGATCCGTGCGCTGTCACCCTACGAGATCGTGCTCGATCAATGCGAGGTGCCGGAGGAGAATGTGCTGGGCCCGGTGGGCCAGGGATTTGGTGTTGCCCAGCAGTGGCTGGTGGATGCCCGGATACCCTATGCGGCCGGGTGCATCGGCATCGCCCAGGAAGCCCTGGATATGGTCTGTGGCTGGGTCAAACAGCGTCCGACCCGGGACGGCGTGCTGGCTGACAAACAGGCCCTGCAGTGGATGATTGCCGACTCCGAGGTCGAACTGCGCGCCGCGCGCCTGCTGGTGTATGACGCGGCCTCCAAAGTAGATGCAGGCCAGACGGCCAAGGTGGATGCCTCGATCTGCAAACTTTACGGAACCGAAACAGCGGGCCGGGTGGTCGATCGGGCGATACAGATGTTTGGCGGTATGGGTGTGGCCAGAGAGATGCCACTCGAGCGCTGGTATCGTGAGCTGCGGGTGAAGCGCATCGGCGAAGGCCCTTCGGAAGTCCACCGCATGGTAATTGCCCGTGACAAGCTGCGGCACACGGATGGAGGCATGTACTTTGGTTGA
- the pdxA gene encoding 4-hydroxythreonine-4-phosphate dehydrogenase PdxA → MNRPIAITMGDPAGIGSEVLAKVLAKVLASNTGAAPLTLIGPGWALDAGAAAAGVGLPDLPRITTPGEQRTPVALVDLGERPAGFRFGEINAQCGELAVRAVEQAAGWCLSGEAAGMVTCPINKAAIHAAGYVHDIGHQEILARLCGVQWTATMLMTPGLKVVHLSTHKSLIEAARYVTRDNVLEKLRLMADTLAGWGMPSPRIAVAALNPHGGESGLLGREEIDELMPAVARARQAGLQVSGPIPADSVFNRAIAGEFDVVLALYHDQGHIAIKVHDFHRSTTATLGIPFVRTSVDHGTAFDIAGRGIADPRGLAAAIMAARALVAGKLGDL, encoded by the coding sequence GTGAACAGACCGATCGCAATCACCATGGGTGATCCCGCCGGGATCGGTTCCGAGGTGCTGGCGAAAGTCCTGGCGAAAGTCCTGGCATCGAACACAGGCGCTGCACCCCTGACGCTGATCGGCCCGGGCTGGGCGCTCGATGCGGGTGCGGCTGCGGCCGGGGTCGGCCTGCCGGACCTGCCCCGCATCACCACCCCGGGAGAACAACGCACCCCCGTCGCTCTGGTGGATCTGGGTGAGCGCCCGGCAGGATTCCGTTTCGGCGAAATTAACGCTCAGTGCGGAGAACTGGCAGTGCGTGCCGTGGAGCAGGCCGCCGGCTGGTGTCTGTCCGGGGAGGCGGCCGGCATGGTCACCTGTCCGATCAACAAGGCCGCCATTCATGCCGCCGGCTATGTGCACGATATCGGCCATCAGGAGATCCTCGCGCGGCTGTGCGGAGTGCAGTGGACGGCCACCATGCTGATGACACCGGGCTTGAAGGTGGTGCATCTGTCTACCCATAAGTCGCTGATCGAAGCCGCCCGCTATGTCACCCGGGACAACGTGCTCGAAAAGCTGCGCCTGATGGCCGACACCCTGGCGGGCTGGGGCATGCCATCACCGCGCATCGCCGTGGCCGCACTCAATCCCCACGGTGGCGAGTCGGGCCTGCTCGGCCGGGAAGAAATCGATGAGCTCATGCCTGCGGTTGCCCGGGCGAGACAGGCGGGTCTGCAGGTCAGCGGGCCGATTCCAGCGGACTCGGTGTTCAATCGCGCCATTGCCGGTGAGTTTGATGTGGTGCTTGCTCTGTATCACGACCAGGGCCATATCGCGATCAAGGTCCATGACTTCCATCGCAGCACCACGGCAACGCTCGGGATTCCCTTCGTACGCACCTCGGTGGATCACGGCACGGCGTTCGACATTGCCGGTAGAGGCATTGCCGATCCGCGCGGGCTCGCGGCGGCGATCATGGCTGCCCGGGCCCTGGTGGCCGGTAAATTGGGCGATCTTTAG
- the ribB gene encoding 3,4-dihydroxy-2-butanone-4-phosphate synthase, whose product MSSQFHSVEDALTAIRMGEMVVVVDDDDRENEGDLIMAASKATPEKVAFMIRHTSGILCTPILEEQASRLRLDPMVARNDAPMSTAFTVSIDYREGLTTGISADERAATVQALTNSNVGASDFVRPGHIFPLIARRGGVLVRSGHTEAGIDLATLAGCPPVGLLAELVNDDGTVQRLPQLIEFAAAHKLKIISIADLIAYRQRREQLVERTMEFEVQTRIGKARAVAYKTRFEDAEHLALIFGDTTGSVPVRIHREKLLDDIFGPQSGHARSLLDVSLDRIESLGSGVLIYLRSGFVGVPMESLAGQSKEDTRKAEWLEIGVGAQILRDLGLTRIRLIAGREVDYVGVEGFGLTLESTELLHD is encoded by the coding sequence ATGTCGAGTCAGTTTCATTCCGTGGAAGACGCCCTCACGGCCATCCGGATGGGTGAGATGGTGGTGGTTGTCGACGATGACGATCGGGAGAACGAGGGCGACCTGATCATGGCGGCGAGCAAGGCGACACCGGAGAAAGTCGCCTTCATGATCCGCCACACCAGCGGCATTCTGTGCACCCCGATTCTCGAAGAGCAGGCGTCACGGCTGCGGCTGGATCCCATGGTGGCGCGCAACGACGCACCCATGAGTACCGCATTCACGGTTTCCATCGACTACCGGGAGGGGCTGACCACAGGTATCTCGGCAGACGAGCGCGCGGCGACGGTACAGGCTCTGACGAACAGCAATGTCGGCGCCTCGGATTTTGTCCGCCCCGGCCACATTTTTCCATTGATAGCCCGGCGCGGCGGTGTGCTGGTTCGGTCGGGACACACCGAGGCGGGTATCGACCTCGCCACCCTCGCGGGGTGCCCGCCGGTCGGACTGCTGGCCGAGCTGGTCAACGATGACGGCACCGTGCAGCGACTGCCCCAGCTGATCGAGTTCGCCGCCGCACACAAGCTGAAGATCATCTCCATAGCCGATCTCATCGCCTACCGACAGCGACGCGAGCAGCTGGTGGAGCGGACGATGGAGTTCGAGGTGCAGACCCGCATCGGCAAGGCGCGGGCGGTGGCCTACAAGACCCGTTTCGAAGACGCAGAACACCTTGCACTGATTTTCGGTGATACGACGGGTTCGGTGCCGGTGCGCATCCATCGGGAAAAGCTGCTGGACGATATTTTCGGCCCCCAGTCCGGACACGCCCGCAGTCTGCTGGATGTGTCCCTGGACCGAATCGAGTCTCTTGGGAGCGGGGTGCTGATTTACCTGCGTTCCGGCTTTGTTGGAGTGCCCATGGAATCTCTGGCCGGCCAGAGCAAGGAAGACACCCGCAAGGCGGAGTGGCTTGAGATCGGCGTGGGAGCCCAGATCCTGCGCGATCTGGGTTTGACCCGCATACGGCTGATCGCCGGTCGGGAAGTGGACTATGTGGGAGTGGAAGGTTTCGGCCTGACCCTGGAATCCACCGAGCTGCTGCACGACTGA
- a CDS encoding xanthine dehydrogenase family protein molybdopterin-binding subunit, translating to MKFGVGQPVPRKEDPRLVTGGGVFTDDVSLPDQLYLAIFRSPYAHGRIRTLNTTAARTHADVVRVYTAADLAELGSLPCRAVLKDRDGKPCFIPRRPVLAEERVRFAGEAVAAVVARSRSAARDAAELIEFDVDDLVPVVDPGRALDPDAAVLHEACGTNLAIHFEQGDTQAYDAAHAGAAHLVAVNVINNRVVPSPLEPRCCVGSYHDGVYTLYNPSQGAVAQQVVLAKAVLKVPLDRVRVISGDTGGGFGIRGEVHPEAVLCLFAARELGAPVKWTGDRSEMFLTDSHGRDNLTKGTLVLDAQARILGLKIETLANLGAYCSAVGPLVPTMAGGRVTGTVYRIPALYQSVKCLFTNTMPVAAYRGAGRPEACYIMERLLDEAARVTGLDRAEIRRRNFITPADLPYRMHSGVTIASGEFEKTMAMALERADWAGFGARREESAGRGRLRGIGLGYYVESSGGGPEEEARIILHEDGSADVVVGTYAHGQGHDTAFSQILHDTLGLDFDQIRLIQGDTRLVKFGGGTGGSRSSQMGGIAVRRAALAVAGQGAPIAAELLQSPVANVEFEGGVYRSSGTSARVSLADVARAALQPQFGGTGLDQTLRYNRGGGYTFPNGCHVAEVEIDPDTGVTEVVAYTAVDDCGRVINPLLAAGQVHGGVVQGVGQALHEAALYNPDGQLVTGSFMDYGIPRASDIPDIAVSFHEVLDPNNELGVKGIGEGGACGAPPAVFSAVADALGAAARGLDMPLSPERIWRALQRSR from the coding sequence ATGAAATTCGGCGTTGGGCAACCGGTGCCGCGGAAGGAGGACCCGCGTCTGGTAACGGGCGGCGGTGTTTTCACCGACGATGTGAGTCTGCCGGATCAGCTTTATCTCGCGATCTTCCGTTCGCCTTATGCCCATGGCCGTATTCGTACACTGAACACCACGGCAGCGCGGACACATGCTGACGTGGTGCGGGTATACACTGCGGCGGATCTGGCCGAACTCGGCAGTCTGCCGTGCCGGGCCGTGCTGAAGGATCGCGACGGCAAGCCCTGTTTCATACCAAGACGTCCGGTGCTTGCTGAAGAACGGGTGCGCTTTGCGGGTGAAGCCGTTGCCGCGGTGGTTGCGCGCAGCCGCAGCGCCGCCCGGGATGCTGCCGAGCTGATCGAGTTCGACGTGGACGATCTGGTGCCGGTGGTGGATCCGGGCCGTGCGCTGGATCCGGATGCCGCGGTTCTGCATGAGGCCTGTGGAACCAACCTGGCGATTCATTTTGAACAGGGTGACACACAGGCGTATGACGCCGCGCACGCAGGCGCCGCTCACCTCGTAGCCGTGAACGTCATCAACAACCGGGTTGTTCCCAGCCCGCTGGAACCACGCTGCTGCGTGGGCAGCTACCATGACGGGGTTTATACCCTCTATAACCCGAGCCAGGGCGCCGTAGCGCAGCAGGTGGTGCTGGCGAAAGCGGTACTCAAGGTGCCTCTGGACCGGGTCAGGGTGATTTCCGGTGATACCGGCGGTGGCTTCGGTATCCGTGGCGAAGTGCATCCAGAGGCCGTGCTCTGTCTGTTCGCCGCACGGGAGCTCGGCGCCCCGGTAAAATGGACGGGTGATCGCTCGGAAATGTTTCTTACCGACTCCCACGGCCGCGATAATCTGACAAAGGGCACGCTGGTGCTGGATGCACAGGCAAGAATTCTCGGACTGAAGATCGAAACCCTTGCCAACCTCGGCGCCTACTGCTCGGCGGTCGGCCCCCTCGTGCCGACTATGGCGGGTGGCCGGGTGACCGGCACCGTCTATCGGATTCCGGCGCTGTATCAGTCCGTGAAGTGTCTGTTCACGAATACCATGCCGGTCGCCGCATACCGCGGCGCAGGTCGTCCGGAAGCCTGTTACATCATGGAGCGTCTGCTCGACGAAGCGGCGCGAGTCACCGGACTCGATCGCGCAGAGATCCGTCGGCGCAATTTCATTACACCGGCTGACCTGCCGTATCGCATGCACTCCGGGGTCACCATCGCCAGTGGCGAATTCGAAAAAACCATGGCGATGGCACTCGAACGGGCAGACTGGGCGGGTTTCGGGGCGCGCAGGGAAGAATCAGCAGGGCGGGGCCGATTGCGTGGCATCGGACTCGGCTATTACGTGGAGTCCTCGGGTGGCGGTCCCGAGGAGGAAGCCCGCATCATCCTGCACGAAGATGGCTCAGCAGATGTGGTGGTAGGCACCTATGCCCACGGTCAGGGCCACGACACCGCATTCTCCCAGATACTCCACGACACCCTGGGGCTGGATTTTGACCAGATCCGACTGATCCAGGGGGATACCCGGCTTGTGAAGTTCGGAGGCGGTACCGGCGGTTCCCGATCCTCTCAGATGGGCGGCATCGCGGTGCGTCGTGCCGCTCTGGCGGTGGCCGGTCAGGGGGCGCCGATTGCCGCCGAGCTGCTGCAGAGTCCGGTGGCGAACGTGGAGTTCGAAGGTGGCGTCTACCGCAGCAGTGGAACCTCAGCGCGAGTCAGTCTTGCCGACGTCGCCCGGGCGGCACTGCAGCCCCAGTTCGGTGGCACGGGCCTCGATCAGACACTGCGTTACAACCGGGGTGGTGGTTACACGTTTCCGAATGGCTGCCATGTCGCCGAAGTCGAAATCGATCCGGACACCGGGGTGACCGAAGTGGTCGCCTACACCGCGGTGGACGATTGCGGGCGGGTGATCAATCCGCTGCTCGCCGCCGGGCAGGTACATGGCGGGGTGGTGCAGGGGGTGGGTCAGGCCCTGCATGAAGCCGCGCTGTACAACCCGGACGGGCAACTGGTGACAGGCAGTTTCATGGACTACGGCATACCAAGGGCTTCCGATATCCCTGATATTGCGGTGAGCTTCCATGAGGTGCTCGATCCCAATAATGAACTGGGTGTGAAAGGAATCGGTGAAGGCGGCGCATGCGGCGCACCGCCCGCGGTGTTCAGCGCGGTGGCGGATGCGCTGGGGGCGGCGGCGCGAGGTCTCGATATGCCGCTGTCACCCGAGCGGATCTGGCGGGCGCTGCAGCGATCCCGGTGA
- a CDS encoding thiamine pyrophosphate-binding protein — protein MSETQAAGFSGADLIAQGLAAYGVEHVFAIVSIHNMPILDAINRLGRTAIIDVRHEQAGTHAADGYARASGKVGVMIASTGPGTTNTVTGLYEAKYASSPVLVITGQAETGFYGKGLSYVHEAENQVAMLRTVARCVESPRHVAELGASFIRVIRDMRSGRPAPGALEIPIDLQYALCPQMGFPDLDLPVFAPEAAALQRSVEKIASARRRVIVAGGGVIAAGASAELTRLAEKLDAPVLTTVDGRGSIPEDHPLCLGNFYGSAGMQQTIRDADLTLAIGTKFAVGVDGTGARQTPPGELLQVDIDPAIIGRTHRATGLVADARLALQGILDGLTDASGNDAQFNQAVWNGRDGLRRAMRKRLGPDFERIMDLLRERLPRDGLWVRDSTIAAYNFGNQLFPVYEPRTSINPSSGAIGPGLPFALGAVVATGKRGVLVNGDGGFLFHATELATAAQYRLPLVVCVFNDGGYGVLRWLQDTRFGRINETDLGTMDFATMAQSMGVPGVRVGDLDAFSTALDQGMSTDGPFLIDVDMTRFAPMEISIMPKQAKGPASGKR, from the coding sequence ATGTCGGAAACTCAAGCTGCCGGGTTCAGCGGCGCAGATCTGATTGCACAGGGACTCGCCGCCTACGGGGTAGAGCATGTGTTCGCCATCGTCAGTATTCACAACATGCCGATCCTCGATGCCATCAATCGGCTCGGCCGCACGGCCATCATCGATGTGCGTCATGAACAGGCGGGGACCCATGCCGCGGACGGTTATGCCCGGGCTTCCGGCAAGGTCGGTGTGATGATCGCCAGCACCGGGCCGGGGACCACAAACACCGTCACCGGGCTCTACGAAGCGAAGTACGCGTCTTCCCCGGTACTGGTGATCACCGGGCAGGCAGAAACTGGTTTTTACGGCAAAGGACTTTCGTATGTGCATGAGGCGGAGAACCAGGTAGCCATGCTTCGAACCGTGGCCCGGTGCGTGGAGAGTCCGCGGCATGTTGCGGAACTCGGGGCGTCCTTCATCCGTGTGATTCGGGACATGCGCAGCGGCCGCCCGGCACCGGGAGCGCTGGAGATACCCATCGATCTGCAGTACGCGCTGTGCCCGCAGATGGGGTTTCCCGATCTGGACCTGCCGGTCTTTGCACCGGAGGCGGCCGCGCTGCAGCGCAGTGTCGAAAAGATTGCCAGTGCACGGCGCAGAGTGATTGTAGCCGGGGGTGGGGTCATCGCGGCCGGGGCCAGTGCGGAACTCACCCGTCTGGCCGAAAAACTCGATGCGCCGGTGCTCACCACGGTGGATGGTCGCGGATCCATTCCCGAGGACCATCCGCTGTGTCTCGGCAACTTCTACGGCAGCGCGGGCATGCAGCAGACCATCCGGGACGCGGACCTGACCCTGGCCATCGGCACCAAATTCGCAGTCGGAGTGGACGGCACCGGCGCACGCCAGACACCGCCGGGAGAACTCCTGCAGGTTGACATCGATCCCGCCATCATCGGCCGCACCCACAGGGCCACCGGACTGGTGGCCGACGCACGTCTCGCCCTGCAGGGCATACTCGATGGCCTGACGGATGCCTCGGGCAACGATGCCCAGTTCAACCAGGCGGTGTGGAATGGCCGGGATGGCCTGCGCCGCGCGATGCGCAAGCGTCTGGGTCCGGACTTCGAACGGATCATGGACCTTCTGCGCGAACGCCTGCCCCGGGATGGCCTGTGGGTACGGGACTCGACCATCGCCGCCTACAACTTCGGCAATCAGCTCTTTCCGGTGTATGAACCCCGCACTTCGATCAATCCCTCTTCCGGCGCCATCGGCCCGGGTCTGCCCTTTGCGCTGGGTGCGGTGGTGGCTACGGGTAAGCGCGGCGTACTGGTCAATGGCGACGGTGGTTTCCTGTTCCATGCAACGGAGCTTGCGACTGCCGCGCAATACAGACTGCCCCTGGTGGTCTGTGTATTCAACGATGGCGGTTACGGCGTGCTGCGCTGGCTGCAGGACACCCGCTTCGGTCGCATCAACGAAACCGATCTGGGCACCATGGATTTCGCCACCATGGCGCAGAGCATGGGTGTCCCCGGTGTGCGGGTCGGCGATCTCGATGCCTTTTCCACCGCCCTCGATCAGGGCATGAGCACAGACGGGCCGTTTCTGATCGATGTGGACATGACCCGTTTCGCACCAATGGAGATCTCAATCATGCCGAAGCAAGCCAAAGGCCCGGCGTCGGGTAAGCGCTGA
- a CDS encoding DUF2061 domain-containing protein, with product MSVIVIESRIRSLVKGVSYRILGTLTTIGVAWLIVGDISAALQIGVIELFGKIAIFYLHERVWAHIPLGMPKEST from the coding sequence ATGAGCGTCATCGTGATCGAATCCCGCATCCGGAGTCTGGTGAAGGGGGTTTCCTATCGCATCCTGGGGACGCTCACCACCATCGGTGTGGCCTGGCTGATCGTAGGCGACATCAGCGCTGCGCTGCAGATCGGCGTGATCGAACTGTTCGGCAAGATCGCGATTTTCTATCTGCATGAGCGGGTCTGGGCGCATATTCCACTGGGTATGCCAAAGGAGTCGACATGA
- a CDS encoding Zn-dependent alcohol dehydrogenase: MKAAVFREVNKPMEIEEISVSKPGPREVLIRTAAAGVCHSDLHFFNGTYPGVTPMVLGHESAGVVEAVGSDVHYVKPGDHVITCLSVFCGHCEFCLTGHMSLCQEPETKRAADAEPRISQKGAVMGQFANLGSFAEYMLVHEHAVAKIRDDMPLDRAALIGCGVTTGVGAVIHTAKVEPGATVAVIGCGGVGLSCINGAAIAGASRVIAVDRVASKLELARKFGATDVVNAGEVDAIAAVKELTGGGVHYSFEAIGLKVTAEQAFNMLRNGGTATVIGMIPPGHMVSLHGPDFLFEKKIQGSFMGSNRFRVDMPRYVELYLQGKLHLDDMVSGHIKLGDINDAFKQLETGEVARNVIMFN, encoded by the coding sequence ATGAAAGCCGCCGTATTCCGCGAAGTGAACAAGCCCATGGAGATCGAAGAGATCTCGGTATCCAAGCCCGGTCCGAGGGAGGTGCTGATCCGTACCGCGGCGGCCGGTGTCTGTCACAGTGACCTGCACTTTTTCAACGGTACCTATCCCGGCGTCACGCCGATGGTACTCGGGCACGAGAGCGCCGGCGTGGTCGAAGCTGTGGGCTCGGACGTGCACTACGTGAAACCGGGCGATCACGTCATCACCTGCCTGTCCGTGTTCTGCGGACACTGCGAATTCTGCCTGACAGGTCACATGTCACTGTGTCAGGAACCCGAAACAAAACGCGCAGCGGATGCAGAGCCCCGCATCAGCCAGAAAGGTGCGGTGATGGGGCAGTTCGCCAACCTCGGCTCTTTTGCTGAATACATGCTGGTGCATGAGCATGCGGTCGCCAAAATCCGGGATGACATGCCACTTGATCGAGCGGCGCTGATCGGTTGTGGGGTTACCACCGGGGTTGGCGCGGTCATACACACAGCGAAGGTCGAGCCGGGTGCCACGGTGGCGGTGATCGGTTGTGGGGGCGTGGGTCTGTCCTGTATCAACGGTGCTGCGATTGCCGGTGCGAGCCGGGTAATTGCCGTCGACCGGGTTGCATCCAAACTCGAACTCGCGCGCAAGTTCGGTGCGACCGATGTGGTGAACGCCGGCGAGGTCGACGCAATCGCAGCGGTGAAGGAACTGACCGGTGGCGGTGTGCATTACTCTTTCGAGGCCATCGGTCTGAAGGTCACGGCGGAGCAGGCCTTCAACATGCTGCGCAACGGTGGCACGGCAACCGTGATCGGCATGATTCCACCTGGCCATATGGTCAGCCTGCACGGTCCGGACTTCCTCTTCGAAAAGAAGATCCAGGGCTCCTTCATGGGTTCGAACCGCTTCCGTGTGGATATGCCGCGTTATGTTGAGCTCTATCTGCAGGGCAAGCTGCATCTGGACGATATGGTGTCGGGTCACATCAAGCTCGGGGACATCAACGATGCCTTCAAGCAGCTCGAGACCGGAGAGGTCGCGCGCAACGTAATCATGTTCAACTGA